The following proteins come from a genomic window of Bos mutus isolate GX-2022 chromosome 23, NWIPB_WYAK_1.1, whole genome shotgun sequence:
- the H4C1 gene encoding histone H4, whose protein sequence is MSGRGKGGKGLGKGGAKRHRKVLRDNIQGITKPAIRRLARRGGVKRISGLIYEETRGVLKVFLENVIRDAVTYTEHAKRKTVTAMDVVYALKRQGRTLYGFGG, encoded by the coding sequence ATGTCTGGACGCGGCAAAGGCGGCAAAGGTCTGGGGAAAGGCGGCGCTAAGCGCCACCGTAAGGTTCTGCGCGACAACATCCAGGGCATCACTAAACCTGCTATCCGCCGCCTGGCTCGTCGTGGTGGTGTGAAGCGCATCTCTGGGCTCATCTACGAAGAGACCCGCGGGGTCCTGAAAGTGTTTCTGGAGAACGTGATCCGGGACGCGGTCACCTACACCGAGCATGCCAAGCGGAAGACAGTCACCGCTATGGACGTGGTCTACGCTCTCAAGCGCCAGGGCCGTACTCTCTACGGCTTTGGCGGTTAA
- the H3C1 gene encoding histone H3.1 has protein sequence MARTKQTARKSTGGKAPRKQLATKAARKSAPATGGVKKPHRYRPGTVALREIRRYQKSTELLIRKLPFQRLVREIAQDFKTDLRFQSSAVMALQEACEAYLVGLFEDTNLCAIHAKRVTIMPKDIQLARRIRGERA, from the coding sequence ATGGCCCGTACAAAGCAAACTGCCCGTAAATCCACTGGCGGCAAAGCGCCACGCAAGCAGCTAGCCACCAAGGCGGCTCGCAAGAGTGCACCGGCCACCGGCGGCGTAAAAAAGCCTCACCGCTACCGTCCTGGCACGGTGGCCCTGCGCGAGATCCGCCGCTACCAAAAGTCCACAGAGCTTCTTATCCGTAAACTGCCATTTCAACGCCTTGTGCGTGAGATTGCCCAGGACTTCAAGACCGACTTGCGCTTTCAGAGTTCGGCGGTGATGgcactgcaggaggcatgtgAAGCCTATCTGGTGGGTCTTTTCGAGGACACCAATTTGTGCGCTATTCACGCCAAGCGCGTTACCATAATGCCCAAGGACATCCAGCTAGCCCGTCGGATCCGCGGGGAGAGAGCATAA